A stretch of Gadus chalcogrammus isolate NIFS_2021 chromosome 9, NIFS_Gcha_1.0, whole genome shotgun sequence DNA encodes these proteins:
- the ces3 gene encoding carboxylesterase 3, which yields MCTVLSTVYLFSTFTLLALGAPAGTEGPLVSLKNGKVRGGYVSVKGTEARAQQYLGIPFARPPVGPLRLASPQPAEAWEGERDGTRQPPMCIQDPAFVSLVSKIMSIKVTSPDVSEDCLYLNVYTPASAVAGDKLPVMLWIHGGGLTIGAASQSDGSPLAVYENMVVVLIQYRLGILGFLSTGDEHAWGNWGFLDQLEALKWVQENIEAFGGDAGSVTIAGVSAGGISASILTLSPLSHGLFHKAVFQSGVATLGKYTSNQPMEQTKIVANLTGCDYADTEQLVSCFRGKSQQELIDATKKMKVYLGGTVDGMFLTDVAEELLKNKEMMKIPVMLGLTNHEFGWILPNTFAPPGWQNGMSRERVLAVMNLFNPPGATFANSLIADEYLKGAQTPEDIRDGFTEILGDLLMTIPVLGVAGYHRDAGVPVYLYEFIHRPEVHNLTRPSFVKADHADEVGFMFGGCFWNGHIKITGTITTEEDMLCRTMMSYWGNFARTGSPNGAGLVQWPQYDNLKQEYMELGLKQTVKEKLKFEKLNFARVTLPQKMQDLAIAAAAASTGN from the exons ATGTGCACAGTGCTGTCAACTGTTTACCTGTTCAGCACCTTTACACTTCTGGCGCTGGGTGCACCAG CAGGGACAGAGGGACCTTTGGTGTCCTTGAAAAATGGCAAAGTCCGGGGTGGTTACGTGTCCGTGAAGGGCACAGAGGCAAGAGCGCAGCAGTACCTGGGAATCCCCTTTGCCCGACCTCCAGTGGGGCCCCTGCGCCTGGCTAGCCCCCAGCCGGCGGAggcctgggagggggagagggacggcaCACGGCAGCCTCCAAT GTGTATTCAGGACCCAGCCTTTGTTTCTCTGGTGTCTAAGATTATGTCGATCAAGGTCACATCACCAGACGTATCAGAAGACTGTCTCTATCTGAACGTCTACACTCCGGCCAGCGCGGTAGCGGGGGACAAGCTGCCT GTGATGTTGTGGATCCATGGTGGGGGCTTGACCATCGGGGCGGCCTCTCAGAGCGACGGCTCTCCATTGGCAGTCTATGAAAACATGGTGGTGGTCTTGATCCAATATCGCCTAGGAATTCTCGGGTTCCTGAG CACTGGAGATGAGCATGCCTGGGGTAACTGGGGGTTCTTGGACCAGCTCGAAGCCTTGAAGTGGGTGCAGGAGAACATTGAGGCCTTTGGGGGAGACGCCGGGTCAGTGACCATCGCTGGGGTCTCAGCAGGAGGCATCAGTGCATCCATCCTG ACACTTTCACCCCTATCCCATGGACTATTTCATAAGGCAGTATTCCAGAGTGGAGTAGCCACACTGGGAAAATATACTTCAAATCAGCCAATGGAACAAACCAAG ATTGTGGCTAACCTGACGGGCTGTGACTACGCTGACACAGAGCAGTTAGTCAGCTGTTTCCGAGGGAAAAGTCAACAGGAGCTAATTGATGCTACCAAAAAG ATGAAGGTGTATCTTGGAGGAACGGTTGATGGGATGTTTCTGACTGATGTTGCTGAAGAGCTGCTGAAAAATAAAGAGATGATGAAGATTCCTGTGATGTTGGGATTGACCAATCATGAGTTTGGATGGATCCTGCCTAAT ACTTTTGCGCCTCCTGGCTGGCAAAACGGCATGAGCAGAGAGAGGGTGCTGGCTGTGATGAACCTTTTCAATCCACCAGGG GCAACATTTGCCAATTCCTTGATCGCAGATGAATATCTGAAAGGTGCCCAAACTCCAGAGGACATCCGAGACGGCTTCACCGAGATCCTTGGGGACCTATTGATGACAATCCCTGTCCTCGGGGTTGCTGGCTACCACAGAG ATGCCGGCGTTCCAGTGTACTTGTATGAGTTTATCCACCGTCCGGAGGTGCACAACCTGACCAGGCCCAGCTTTGTGAAGGCCGACCATGCGGATGAGGTGGGATTCATGTTTGGTGGATGCTTCTGGAACGGGCATATAAAGATCACAG GCACAATCACCACAGAGGAGGACATGCTTTGTAGGACCATGATGTCCTATTGGGGTAACTTTGCCCGCACTGG CTCTCCTAATGGCGCTGGGCTGGTGCAGTGGCCTCAGTATGACAACCTGAAGCAAGAATACATGGAGCTGGGCCTGAAGCAGACTGTGAAAGAAAAATTGAAGTTTGAGAAGTTGAACTTTGCTAGGGTCACTCTGCCTCAGAAGATGCAAGACTTAGCAatagccgcagcagcagccagcacaGGAAACTAA